DNA from Nomascus leucogenys isolate Asia chromosome 24, Asia_NLE_v1, whole genome shotgun sequence:
CTTACTTCCGTCCTCACAGGCAGAGTGCTTGGGGCCCACTACACCTTTTCCTGCAGCTCTGGCACTCCTGTCTGCACTTCCGACTTGGCCCTGCTCTCTGGCCTTGCCCTGCTTTTCCCAGACATTGGTATCTCAATCAGCCCCTCCAGCTGGTGCCCAGGGACAGTTTTGCTGTAACCTTGTTGGCTGCTGCCTGGGTATCCTGGCCTCTGGGATTCTCTGCTCTCCTACTGGGGTTTTCTACTTTGGGTAGAGATCTGCCTGCTTCTGAGCTCTGGGTAGGGTCAAAGTCTTGGGGCACGTGCCTCAGCCCTCAACCTGTTCCATGTGAATTAGAGGGATTGAGCCACTCCTCCTTTCATCCCCCGTCCTGCTCCCTTCATCTTACAATGACCTTGACTGCCATGACCTTAACTGCCTCCTAGGTTCCTGAAAAGGGAATAGTAATATTTCCAGTGAGAGTTGTCTGGGAGGGTAGACacaaggagaagagggagaattAGATAAGATGCTGAGGGAGCTCAGGGCAGCAACTGAGGTGAGGGCATTTGGGCAAAGGAGCCAGCAGCTTTCTAGAAGAGTTATTGAACTTTACCAATGTTCTCTTATTTAACACCCCcaataaatatattctattattatcTAGCCCCATTGAAGTATGTGTGTGTAAGCGGGTGGGacaggcccattttacagatgaagaaatgagtcTGGGAGAGGACAACGAATTGTCCAAGGTTTTATCTAGTGAAGAAGTGGCAGTGCTGGGATCCAAACCAGGTctatctgatttcaaagcctGGGACCTTTGCATAGTGCTAGAAAATGGTTCAGCATGGTCACCTTGACTTCTTGGTTTagtgttgttttgagacagcgtcttgccctgtcgcctaggctggagtgcagtgatgcagtctcagTTCAGTGCAacttctgtcccccaggctcaagtgatccccactcctcagcctcctgagtagctgaaactacaggtgtgtgccactgtgctaggttaatttttgaattttttgtagaggtggagtttcaccatgttgctaaCCTTGACTTATTTGCTCTTCTTGTACCCTCTAtcccctctctctgcctttttgaGGATGAGGTGTCCTTTTTTGTCCACGCATACTCTATACTGTGTCCTGGGACCTCCCTTTGTCTATTATGCCCCTGCCTCCGATTATTCACAAATTCATAAGCACCCCTGCTGTCCTGAAAGCACTTTCCTTTAGCCCTTTACCCCGCTAAGCTTTTGGAAAGCTGAGCACAGAGCAGCCTACCCACTCCCCGGCTGCTGTGAATTTGCTGCAGCGGGGGTGGGGGATAGGCCATGGCCTACTTTGGTAAGAATAAGGACTTCATTTAGTTAGAATGGAGGTTCCTGAGAAGCCACCCTGGATCTCCCCGTCAGCAACGAGTTCCCTTGGCTGTGGCTTTAGACTTGAGTTACATGAAGTTTTCCGCCCAGACTCCTTATTCTAATTGGATTCTAATCCTGGAGTTTACCTGTGAGCCATAGTCCTTGGATTCCCACGTCTCAGGACAGAAACTAAGTCCTTTTCCCTCGTCCCCTACCTCCCATGTCAGTACCCCGTTTGCCAGGCCCTCTACTCAACCAGGCACTCATCAATACTCTTGAAAGATGTGACTAGGCCGAGGTTTAAGTAGCTGGTCATGACCCAGTGAAACGCACACGAAGAAGCCTTTGTGTGTTAACAGTGAAGTTTCAGCATGCAGGTGGGTCCTTGTGGCCCTCAAACCACCTATTAAGAAGGCAAAGGGGCCCCTATATATAGAATTTGCTACTATTTATCTGCTATTCCCATGACCTTCTCCAAGTCTCTTCTCCCTATTCTATAAAAAAAGTCACTGTCACAAttgcaagataaagaaataattgttttatcGTGCATCAGACTATGTCATGGGGACGTCACAATGGTGAAGAGCCTAGTATAAAAATTggaggatggggtggggcagCAGAGTGGGTTAGCAGCATCCAGAGCTGGGGTTTATCCAGCCCTAGGCCTCAGGGCATCACCTTTGCCTTGGGACGAGAGGAGAGTGGTTTGGGCAGGATGTGGACCCTCTGGCCAATTTCCAGGCCACGGTGAGGCCAAGAGGGGGTGGGCTATGTAAGGGCTGTGCCAGTTCCCCCGGGACAGTTTGGAGCTGGGCATGTCCAAAGAAGCTCCTTTTCCTGTGGCTGTGGATTTCTTTGACCTCTGCAGCACTGGCGGTGGTTGGTCTGGGCAGTGGTTCCTAGAATCTGGTGTGATTAACCTAGGTTGCAACCTTCAGAACCCCAGGAAGATCAGCTTTAGGAACTCCCTGGCAGGTGAAAAGGGCAGTTCCCATCATACCAGCATCCAGCCTGGACCCACTGTTCCCTGGATGGGGAGAGTGGCTCAGCTCTTGTCTCTGGGAGCGGGTGGGGTGGTCCTCACTGTTCCCTCTTTCTGGGTCTGGCCTCTGCTAGTGAGGGATAGTATTTTTTTGGGCTTAGTAGACAGCTGAACAGCCAGCCAGAGGAGCAGTGGACCCAGCTGGGCAGCTGTGGCGACAGTTGGCTCAGCTTTCATCCACATCAGAGCTGGCCTGCCCCAAGATTATCACCACATTTGAATGTGGCTCCAGCACCTCGCTTGGTTTTGGCTTCCTCCTTGTATGGACATTGAGCAGAGATCTTGGCTGGGGGCCAAGGGTGCTGACCCTCTTTTCATGAGGGAGCCAACACTAGGAGGCACAAACCACAATGCCTGGAGAAGAGTTTCTGCAGGCTGGAGCCCATATTCCGAATCTTGGATGTTGAATTCAGCCACTGAACACAGGAGCCAGGAGCTTGGAGTCTGGGAACCCCAAATGGGGGATCACAGAGCATAAGATCTCAGACCTGAAACTTAGAGCCCCAGTGTGGGGGCAGTCTGGAAAGTGGGCTGAGAGCAACTTCCTCTGGTGATTGGGAGCCCATCTGAGAAGCAGTTGGGTCAagggcaaggtcttgctctgtgcatGTCCTGCTCACAAGCCTGGGCGGGGCTCTTGATGGTTTGGCGGTTGTACAGGGTCAGGCCCAGGTTGCTGGTCAGGCCCCAGGTTGCTTGGGAAATCTTGCAGTACCTATGGTACCTGGGACCCTAGGGACTTGGATGTGCTGGGGATGGGTGCATCACACTGCTGAAACCTCACTGTCAGCCTTCCAGCTGTTCACATCTTTCCTCTGAGCCTGTTCTGCCCTCAGGAACCATGTGGGCTCCAGCTCAGCCTGTGGTCTCTGGCTCCTGCTGCTTCCCTGGCTCCTGCTGCTTCCCTGCCCCTCTTCCTCCAGCCAGAACCCCCTGCCCCAGGCTCAGACCCAAGACCTGCAGTTTCTCTGCCTTCGGGTACAAGAACCAAGGAGGAGGCTTGGCTGGAGGACTCTTCTGGCCCTGCCTCCCCATCCAGCTTGCTGTGAGAGGTCTGGGGAGCATTGCCCTCTCTGCTGTCAGATGGGCATTAGCATTCCTGTTTTGTCTGCTTCCCAGGACTGTTGTGGCCATCAAGTGAGATGGCCTGTACAGGGCCTAGAACACGTAGTATTTGCTCAATAAATTGTATTGAGTAAGATAATGGGAGTGGACTTTATTGCACAGCCCTCTCCGCCCTCTCTCtcgcaggtgtgtgtgtgtgtgtgtgttgtgtgtgtgtgtgtctctgtgtgtgtgtctctgtgtgtgtgtgtggtttcctTTTTCAGTTTCATGGAGGAACAGCACTGTGAAAGGTGACTCCGGGGCATGACTGCAAAGGCACAGCCAGGATCCCTGGTCCAGGATGGCAGCCTATATGCCTGTCTAGGTGGGTCTGCGGAGTGGTTAAGTTTCCTCCTCCCAGGGGCAGGCTGGGGCAGGCTGGGTTCTAGGGTGGGACTTCAGCCTTCTTTTGCTCTCACCTCCCTCTTCTTGCCTGGAAGGACCCACAGAGATCGAACCTCTAGATGTCCATGTGAGGGCTGAAATGAACCTGGTGCCCTTGACCTGGTATCTGCTTGTTCCCTTTCTCAGGGCATTTGAGAGACGTGGCTTCTAGGCTCAAGCTGCCAGAGtccatgtgtatgtgtgctgGAGAGTTGAGAGTTCTTTTTTCCAGAGGATGTGACTTCCATCAAGACGGTACCTATTTTCCCTGCCATAAGGCCCCCTCTTCCCCGATGACACGGTCAGTAGCCATGTGTTGGTAATACTCCTTGTTACTCCACCTTAAGTCTGCAAGTAGAAAAACGGACACAGATAACAACTGAGTGGTCAGTGGCAGCCACATGCGGGCAGCCAGAGGCACAAGCAAGGTCCCTTTGGTCAGTGGCAGCCACAAAGGCCCAGGCTTTGGTTGGTGCCCTTGGGGTTGCCTGCCTGGTTTCGGCAATAAATAACATGAGGAcccaaaaaccaaaccaaaacaaaaaatacaaccgGTATCTCTTGGGGTAGGTGGTGGGAGACTGTTTAAATTATCGGCCTTCCCTGGGCCACTAGGTGGTTGCCGGCGCAGGGCTAGGCAGGCGGTCATCGGCACGTGTGCAACTCCACGAGCCGCTGGCACTGCCGGCACTTGACGAAGCAGCACCAGTGGAATTTGCAGCTGCAGCGTTCAGCCAGCTCCACCTGCGCCGTGTGGAAGCCGCGGCCACAGCACAGCAGCTCACAGCCGTCGATGGCCTTGGACGTCTTGTTGCATGTGCGGCCCCTCGTGCCCAGCACGCCGCTGCGCATGTCCTGCTCGCAGAAGTCGGGGCTAGGCTCCAAGTACACCAGGTCCTCATCTGTGTGCGGCTTGAACTGTGCGTTGCGTGGCACCAGTGCCCTGGAGGAGCCCACGCGGCGTGGCTCCACCTCAGTGGCACCATCAAACTTCTCCTTCAGTGCGTGACCCACCTGGCGGAAGGGCGGCACGGCTCGCCAGCACGTCTTTACCTCACAGGAGCCTGACACCCCGTGGCACTTGCATTCCACCCGCATGTGTGTCAGGATGGCCTgtgggagagggtgggggagaggggccATCAGGAGATGGCAAgggaaggcaggggaggggcCCTGGAGGCTGACAGCGGAGCGTCGGGATCTCTGGGGCTGATGCTGCAGTCAGATTTGCCGTTGTGCCTCCTCTTATGAATTACGTGATACTGGGCTGCTAAGCAGTGTTGTGACAGGTGAACGAGGTACTGTCCCTGCACTTGGGGCACTGGGAGTTGAAAGAGAAGCACTAAGGGTGGTGTCCTATCAACAGTGAGTGacaggtgtggggtggggagaacaCTGCTGCATTTAACCTCCACAGGAACCTTGGGGAGTAGGCATCCAGAAGGCAGGTGGCGTTACAGTTAGGCACACGATCTTCGTGGTGATGGAGAGAAAGGTTCACATCTAGCTCTGCTGCTCTTTTGGGGAGTGAGTGTGTATGAGAGACAGGGATGGATACACaggcatgtatgtgtgtgggagGGCCATATGTATGGAGGGGGCCACTTACCCTGTTCCGTAGcacctgcctgcctgtctgtacCCCCACCTGGCCTGTCCTGAACCCCACTGGCCTGCAGAAGGTGCCAGGTGCTGGTGAGTGCCTGCACAAATGTTTTCTGAGTGGCCGTGTGGGTGGGAGAGTCTGTGGGGCCCTGCCCACGCTATCCCTACCCCGCTCTTGGTGGGGGGTAGTGCCATACTACCTTCCTGCCGGCCTCATTGTTGTGGAggttcatgagggctctgctggACGAGGCCCCCTTGCTTCTCTCCCGCACATCCACAAACGACTGTGAGAAGGCCACACCGTAGGCGATGTTGTCAGAGCATCCTGACCACTGGAAGCCTGGGGTGTGGTGGGCACAGAAAGGGCTGAGGTGTGAGGGCCAAGGCCAAGCCCCCTGCCCTCCCACTCTGACCACCTCCTGCACTTACCCTGTGGGCTGACTCCGTGCACCGTCCTGTCACAGCCGCACTTCTCCAGCTCCCCACTGCTGCACGCCCGTGTCACTGCAAAGGCCACACCTGCCGAAGAGATGGCGTACACGAAGGCCGCCTCCCGAGtccctgtgggaggcagagggagggcagggctgggtcccAGGGCTCCTCCCTGCACCCTCCTTTGTAGAGGGGGAGGGGCATATGGGGCCTCCTgcttgctggaggccaggagggagCAAGACAGGCAGAAATCATGTACTAGGTAGGCACCCTACGGCGCTTGTTCTCATCACACCAATAGCTGAATCTGCTTCCTTTACCAGGCGTGGCTTAGGGCTCTTCACACGTGCGGATCCTGtcatcctcacaaccaccccaGGAGGCAAGTACTGTTACCATCTCCATTTAAACAGAGGGTCAGGGGCTTTTCTGAGGTCACTTAGCCAGCAGacagtctggcttcagagcctgtgttcccagctcctGTGGGAAGctgttctccctccctccccagaagGTTGGTGAAGGTTTATGGAAGACCAGACAGGCTGGGAGAGGTGAACTGGCTTGCCAAGGCTGCAGGTAGGAAGAAGGCCTGGACTATAAACTCAGGTCTGGCTTCCTTTTCTGGCCTGTTCCCCAACTGGCCCCACTGGGCTCTGAGGAGCCGCCCTACCTTATGTATGATCTTGTCCCTTCCTCTGAGACTGGGCctgtttctgaaaatgtcttgctTCCTTAGAGTAAACCGTAATAACAACAGCTTCTACGTGACCCCCTAACCCCTACTGTGGCTAATACCTATTACGCATAAGCCCTCCACCACTGGGGGCTTCATTGTcccccatttcatagatggagAAATGGAGGATCAGCCGGGGAAGGGATTTGGTCCCAGCCAGAGAGCCACGGAACCAAGACTCAAGCACACGTCTGTCTGCCTCTGCCCCATGACTTCTCAGTGATTCTATTTTGGTGCCTGCCCTCGTCCCTCTCCTGAATGGATGTTTTTATCCTCCTAAGAACTGTGCCTCGGGGGTGTAGCTGTTGTGGACTCTCTTTCTGGAGGTGGGGGGCAGTGTGTGAGCTGGAGTATGCATGGCCGGCTGGGTGTGTGACCAGACAGCAGACCATGCTCCCCTCCTGGGCCCTGTGAGGAGGGCCTCTGTACGCTGTGACTGTCCTTCTGTCTCTTGCCTGAGTGTCTGTGTCCGCAGGAGCGGAGGGGGCAGGCTTTGGCCCCATGGTTGGCAATTACCTCTGTGACACCCAGGCCTGTACTCTCGGCTGCCCCAGGGAGCAGTCACCGTGGTCAGACGGAAACAATCACCTTCTCTGTGCCCGTCTGTGGACAGAGGCAGTAGAGGCCCAGCACTGGGGTGGGAGGCAGCTCAGTCCCCGACCACTCAGGACGCCCTGTTCTTGGTTCGGCCCTTGAGCTGGCGATAGTGCCCACCACCCACTCTCCAGTGCCCACTCTCCACCCTGGCTTGGCCATTTTGGGGCAGCATTGGGGGGCTTGGCTGGAGCAATGGAGGCTCGACagcctgagacagagtcttctccAAGTTAATCGAGGTTAATAGCAGGATCATGTTGGTTGGTTTTATGCTGTGGCCGCCCAAAGAGAGACGACTTCAGTTTCTGGTATTTCTGGTATTTCCAGGCCTGAACCAGCACAAATCTTTGCCCCAAAGACCAAGGGGGAAGGGAAGTCAAAGCGGGAGACGGGGCTGGCTGATGAGACTGGCGGGTCGCCTCAGCCTGGCCTCGCATGGTCCTTCCTCCTCTGCTGGTCTTGGCTCCCAGGCCACCCTGGCCCAACCCAAGCCCCAGGCTGATCTCCCCTGTGTACTGGTGGTCCCTGGGGTGCAGGGCCCCCAGGGAGGTTGCTCAGAGAGATCTCTGCCTCATTCCCCAAACCAACATTCATCCACCGAGACTCCAGGTTCCTTTTGCCCTGGCTTTGGGAACAAGAACACTGGAGTTTTCTTAGCTCGGGAGTGGGCCTGGAGAGATTCTGGAAGGAAGATAATAATAACAAGCTAAAGCTTACAGACAGCTTACCATGTGCTGGGCTCTGTCTAAGCACTTCACATGTGTTATATACTTGTCCCAACAACCTTATGAAGTAGATACTTTTCATCCttctttgacagatgaggaaactgaggcactgagtgGTAAAGCAACTTGTCCAACAATACCCAGCCAGGAAGTGGTGGAGCTAGAATTTGAGCCCAGGCAGCCAGACTCCAGAGCTTTCAAACCTGACATTATTCTGCCTCCCAGAGGCCCTGAGCCCCTGGGAATACACATGCAGTTGATTCCACCTCCCACATATTGAGCCAAGAAGGGCTTCCTTAGGTCCACCCCAAACTTTACATGCTGTAGGACAAGCCCAATTCCCTCTGTGGATTCTTTACTGGGGGACGGTGAGCAGTTGGCATCTGGGCTCAGCACAGGAGGCCCCAGAAACTCTGGAAGATGTGGGCAAGCATCTGTGCCCCTAAAGTCGACGGCGGCTCCTCTAGCCTTCTCTACCTGGTTCTGGCTTCCAGCCCTTGGATTCCAGGGTGGTGGCCCTTCCTAGCTCCTCACCTCTGCCCAGGTGTCCAGGCTGCAGCCCTGCTCGCTCGAGGAGGACCTGGCAGAGCACTCTCCTCAGGGGCCACTCAGACATAGAGAAAGAACTGTAGTCCACCTGGGCGGGTACCAGCGGGGTGGGGGTTCCCCAGCAAGGTGGCAGATCCTGCTCCCTGGCCAGGGGCTTTCCAAGGAAGGAAGGCAATCCTCGCCTTGTCCTTTCCTGGGCCAGGGGCCAGGGTAAGGCAGAACTCTATGGTGCCTTCTTCCGTTTTCATACAGCCATTTGCCCCTTCTCACACCCAGCTCCTTTCTTCCTGCTGTTTCTTCTTCCCAGAGCACCCCTGGCCTTTAACGTCACAGGCCTAAATACTGTGTGTCCTCTGGGTCCAGCCTCAATGCCACCTTTTCCAAGGTGCTAaggctgcctggggctgggaatTCAGTTAACCTGTAAATCCACTAACAGCCACTCTTTCTGAGGGCTTGCTATGTGCTGTCTAAGGCTCATGACAGCCTTAGCAATGAGCTCTCTACAGCTCTGCTCTATAGAAGAAAAGGTGAGGCTTGGTGGCTTGTCCTGGGTTCCTCAGGCAGTAAATGGCCAAGCGGGGATTAGAACCAAGGCTTGTCGGACTCAAGGCCTGTGCTCTTCAGAGCATATCACTTGTGAAGTCTTTCCCAGATACAGGAGAAGGAAGGATATTCAAGCAGTTAGGAGTGTTTGGAGAACTGGCTAAGGCTGAGTTGGACTGGCAATGAAGCCATAGGCTTGCTGATGCCCTGGGTGCCACGGCAGGTATCTTGGCGGAGGTGAGGCCCAGCTGGAGTCCTGGGGAGGTGGGGCAGGACAGGCACTGTCTCCCAGGATAACCTTATCCCCCATTCTCCAACCTCTATCCCTGCCCAGTCTGCCTTTCCAGATTCCTTTACTCTCTTGGATGTGCAGAAACCCACCTTTTCTTGAAACTACCTCCAGGAAGCCCCTTTGGATTTAAGAGACAATATAGGATCAGGGAAAGAGCAAAGGTTTCAGAGCCAAAGTTGTATTGGATTCTCACTAGCAGTGTGACCTTTCTTTCTGAGCCTTCCTGAGTTGAGTGTTCTCAACTCtaacatggggataataatgccACCCCAGCAGGCCAGACCTCgcacctctctgcctccctgcccCATGCGGTCAGAATCAGGATGTCCCCAGCTTTATCTTCTAATTGTCTTGTGTGTGTCtggccactgcagcc
Protein-coding regions in this window:
- the WNT4 gene encoding protein Wnt-4 isoform X2, giving the protein MCKRNLEVMDSVRRGAQLAIEECQYQFRNRRWNCSTLDSLPVFGKVVTQGTREAAFVYAISSAGVAFAVTRACSSGELEKCGCDRTVHGVSPQGFQWSGCSDNIAYGVAFSQSFVDVRERSKGASSSRALMNLHNNEAGRKAILTHMRVECKCHGVSGSCEVKTCWRAVPPFRQVGHALKEKFDGATEVEPRRVGSSRALVPRNAQFKPHTDEDLVYLEPSPDFCEQDMRSGVLGTRGRTCNKTSKAIDGCELLCCGRGFHTAQVELAERCSCKFHWCCFVKCRQCQRLVELHTCR
- the WNT4 gene encoding protein Wnt-4 isoform X1, whose amino-acid sequence is MSPRSCLRSLRLLVFAVFSAAASNWLYLAKLSSVGSISEEETCEKLKGLIQRQVQMCKRNLEVMDSVRRGAQLAIEECQYQFRNRRWNCSTLDSLPVFGKVVTQGTREAAFVYAISSAGVAFAVTRACSSGELEKCGCDRTVHGVSPQGFQWSGCSDNIAYGVAFSQSFVDVRERSKGASSSRALMNLHNNEAGRKAILTHMRVECKCHGVSGSCEVKTCWRAVPPFRQVGHALKEKFDGATEVEPRRVGSSRALVPRNAQFKPHTDEDLVYLEPSPDFCEQDMRSGVLGTRGRTCNKTSKAIDGCELLCCGRGFHTAQVELAERCSCKFHWCCFVKCRQCQRLVELHTCR